The DNA segment GGCGCCGATGGCCATCGCAGACGTCTCCGTCGGCAAGGCCGCGCCGGGGGACGTGCCGCGCAGCATGCGCAAGGCGCTGGAGATCGTCGGCGATCCGGCCAATCCCGGCGGGCTGCGCACCGCCATCGAGCGGCTGCGCCGGTCGGCCATGGGCGTGCGCGACCGTCTTCCGCCGGACTTCAACCGCCTGCTGTCCGCCATGAACAGTCAGGCCAGCCGCCCGTTGCGCGCCGACCCGGCCGGGCTACACCTCCGCCTGGATGAGCTTGCAACCGGCCTGTCCGCCCTGGCCGGGCTGGAGCAGGACGGGATGAGCCGAGGGCCCGGCTGGCGCTTCATGGTGATGGGCCGGCGGCTGGAGCGGGCCATCGGCCTTGCCACCGCATTCGCCGGCACTGGCATCGTCCGCCCGCTTCCCCGCGTTGCTCCGGCGCTGGAGGTGCTGTTGGAGCTGGCCGATGCGGCCACCGTCTATCGGGAGCGTTTTCCAGCCGGTCTGCGGCGGGAGCATGCGCTGGATCTGCTGCTCTCCGACTCGGAGCATCCCCGCTCCCTCGTCTTCCAACTGGACAAGGTCGGACGCATGTTGTCGGCCCTGCCGGCGGCGCCGGCGTCGGAAAGCGGGGTCAGCCCGACCGAACTGGCCCGAAGCCTTGTCGAGGCTGCGGCACGGCTGGTCCGTGATCCAGCCCCTGCCCGCGATCCGGCAGCGCTGGCCGCCATGACGGACAGGCTGCATCGTCTGCTGCCTGAGATTTCCAACCTCATTTCCCAGGCTTATTTCGCCCATGTCTTCGCCCGACCTACATGAGCTGACGGCCTTGGGGCCATCCGCGGCCGCGCCGGCGCGCGTGCGCTACCGCTGCCGCCATGTGACCCGCTATTCCTATGCGGACATGGTCACGTCCTCCCAGCTTCTGGCACATCTGGCGCCGCGCCCGCATCCGCGACAGACGGGCGGCATCGCGAACCTGACCATTTGGCCGGTGCCGGCGTTGGCTATTGCACGGTTGGACTGGTTCGGCAACCCGACCACCTATGCCAGCATCCAGGTTCCGCATGAGAACCTGACCGTAACCTCCGAACTGATCGTCGAGGTACGCGTTGGCCTCGTCTTCGACCCCGCCGACACCCCGCCCTGGGAGCAGGTGCAGGCGCTCGCCATCGAGGACGGCCCTGCCGCGGAGTTCCTGGCGCAGAGTCCGCGGGTGCCGGTGCCCAACCCGGATCTGGCCGCCTATGCCGCGGAGGATTTCTTGCCGGGACGCCCGGTGGCGGAGGCTGCCATTGCCCTGATGCGGCGCATCCACCGCGAGTTCACCTTCCGCGCCGGTTCCACCACCGTCAGCACGCCGGTGGCCGAGGTGCTGGCGCAGCGTTGCGGCGTCTGTCAGGACTTTGCGCATCTGATGATCGGCTGTCTGCGCGTCATGGGCGTGCCGGCGCGGTATGTGAGCGGCTATCTCCGCACTCTGCCCCCGCCTGGCCAGATGAAGCTTCAGGGCGCGGACGCCAGCCATGCCTGGCTCCAGGCCTGGTGCGGTCCCCGTCTCGGCTGGCTGGACCTGGACCCTACCAACGCGACCCTGGTGGAGCTCGATCATCTCACCGTCGCCTGGGGCCGCGACTATGACGACGTCTGCCCGCTTCGCGGCGTCATCCTCGGCGGCGGAAGCCATACCGTCGACGTGGCCGTGGATGTGGAGGAGATTGCCTAATTCGGCTGGTTCGACGCGCCGGTTCCAATCCTGCGCCGCCGCGGCGGAGGGCTAGGCTCCCCTGCCGCTCTCTATCCAGACGCGGTGGACTTCATCGATGCCCAGCGTCCCGAACCCATCCATGTAGGCCGTGCTGGCGTCGAGATAATCCGGCTTATGCAGCCGCCGCCACTCCTCAAGGCTCCACGGCTCTCCCGTATGGCGGATATCCGGCGTGGCGGTGCAGACCAGGGCGGTAACCGGCCCACGCACGGCGCATGCCACCACATGCTCTCGAAGCAGCAGTTCGAACCCTTCGAAGAACTGGACACGGTCCCTTTCGCACCCGCTCCGCAGCGGCACGAGCAACCCGTCCACCGTCCCCCCTGGATCGGGCAGAACAGTGGGATAGACCTCGTCCTCCACCCTCACCCGCCTGTGCCCGTGCAGAATGGCCGGAGTGGCTTCTGCCGTCGGACTTGGGCGATTCAGGACGATCCTGCGCACATCGGGGTCGAGCAAAGTGCCATAAGCGAACAGCAACATGGGGCGGAACATGTAACGAAACGCCCTCCGGCTTCCACCGGAACCTGCCGGACAGGCGCGCTGCGGGTCATGCCACGTCGAGCTTTTCCATGAACATGGCGACCGCACGCCGCAGGCTGACGACCTCCCGATCCAGCGCTGCGGCGGTATCGATCAGGACGCCGGCCTCGCCCCGGCTCTGAAGGGCGGCATGCGCCACCTCTGTAATGGTGGTTGACAGATGTTTCGCCCCGGATGACGCCTCCGTCACGTTCCGCGCGATCTCGCGGGTCGCCGCCTGCTGCTGATCCACGGCGGCGGCGACTCCCGCGGCAATCTCGTTCAGACGGTCCATGGTGCCGGTGATCTGCCCGATCGCCATGGCGGCCTCCCGCGCCACCTGCTGGATACCGGCAACCTGCGCGATGATGTCCTCCGTCGCGCGGGAAGTCTGGTTCGCGAGGCCTTTCACCTCGCTGGCAACCACGGCGAATCCCTTGCCGGCCTCTCCCGCCCGTGCCGCCTCGATGGTCGCGTTCAGCGCCAGAAGGTTTGTCTGGCCGGCGATCGATCCGATCATGTCCACGACCTCGCCGATGCGCCGGGCCGCTTCGTTCAGCCCGTCCACCGTGCCGTTGGTCAGCTTCGCCTGGGCGGATGCGGCGGCGGTCAGCCGCGCGCTTTCATTCACCTGGGCCGCGACCTCCCGGATGGTGGCGGCCAGCTCCTCCGCCGCAGCCGACACACTTTCCACCCCTTCGGCGGTCTGGCTTGCGGCCCCTGATACCCGTTCCGTCTGCCGCCCGGCTTCCTCAAGCAGCCCGCCCATGCTGCGGGACGAAGCGCCGACGCTGTGCGACGCCGTGTCCACCCGGCCGATCAGCGTGCCGATCTCCTCCTGGAAATTCTGGGAAATGCGGGCGCGGGCGTCGCGGCGGTCGGCACTCGCCTGCTCCGCCGTCCGCCGCGCCTGTTCCGCAAGGGCCGAAATCTCGCCAGCCGCAGCTTCCGCCTTGGAAATCGCCTCTTCCGACCGGGCGAGCGCCCTCTCAAGCGTCCAGGTCAGCCAGCCCAGCACGCCGCATTCGAGAATGACGACGACCGCGTGCAGGACCACTCGGCCAAAATCCGCGCCATCTGGAAAGACCGCATAGGGCAGCAGGAAGTTCAGGCCGAGATGATGCAGCGCCGTCGCCGTCGCCGCGACCAGAACCACGCGCCAATCGCAGTAGGCGGCCAGCATGGCGAAGATCGCGTAATAGTACATGTGGACGTCGATCTGCCACGGTCCCGCCGACTTGCCGACGATCAGCGACGCCATTCCGACGAAGCCCACGGCGATCAGGTAGGACGTCGTCTCCCCGTTCCGGTCCAGCCGCAAGGAAAAGGTGGCCGTCGCGGCGAGAAGAAGGGCTGCCGCCTCATGCATCCAGCCGCCGGTTCCGCTCGCCCACCCGATGGCCAGCAGCACCGGGACATGCAGCCAGAGCGCCAGCGCAAAAATGCGATTGACCCTGCTCCGCAGCCGAACAACCTCCCGCACCATCGCAACCATTTCGCCCCCCTCAGACGCCGCCGGCGTCCTTTGCTTTTTCTGCCGCCGCACAGCCCCAGGCGGCTTCGGGATCCAGGATCAGCAGAGCGCCGGCCCGGCGCAGCCGCCCGGGCAAGCCCGGTCGATCCGACCGGACCACCCATATGAAGGGAATCACGCCCGACCGCACCGGGACGGCATCCGCCCTTGCAATGATGTCCATACGGGCCGGGCTTCCAGTCCAGGGAGGGAAAAACACTGCGGCCGTGGCCGCCTGCTCCCGGGGAGCCGCCATGATCATCCCGGCAAGCGGCACGCTGAAGGCCAACAGCATCGCAGCGGGAACGAAGGTGCAAAGGCGGCGCATGGAGGCGGACCCAATGGTTTTCCGTCCTAACTTTATGTGGCTTACATCAGGCGTAGTTCTACCGTCAGTATACTACCACTTTTTGCATAGGAGAAGTGGGGTCTCTGATCGCCGACAGCAAAAAAGGGGGCCGAAACGGCCCCCTTTCCTATGCGGTCTGCGGTGCGGATGTTTTATGCCGCCTGCGTCGTCACCGACTTGCTCTGCTCCCGCGTCTTCAGCAGGCGGATGTGCGGATAATCCTCGGTCAGCCGGTTCAGGGTCCAGGAGTTGCGGGCCAGGAACACCAGCGCACCGTCATGATCCTCCGCCAGATCGCCGCGTTTGGCATCCACGAAGGCCTTCAGCTTCACCGGGTCGTCGCACTCGACCCAGCGGGCGCTGTCATAGCCCGCCGTCTCGAACCGGCCCTTCAGCCCGTATTCGGCCTCCAGACGCGCAGCCAGCACCTCGAACTGGAGCTGGCCGACAACGCCCACGACCCAGTCGGCGCCGATCATGGGCTTGAAGACCTGGGAAGCGCCCTCCTCCGCGAAATGCTCCAGCGCCTTGCGCAGATGCTTCACCTTCAGCGGGTCGTCCAGCCGGACGCGCTGCAGCAGCTCCGGCGCGAAGCTCGGCACGCCGGTGTAGCGCAGCTCCTCCCCCTCGGTCAGCGTGTCGCCGATGCGCAGCGTGCCGTGGTTGGGAATGCCGATGATATCGCCAGGGAACGCATCCTCCGCCAGCTCCCGGTCGCGCGCCAGGAACAGCACGGCGTTGTTCACCGCCAGCGTCTTGCCGGAGCGCATATGCTTCAGCTTGATGCCGCGCTTGAACTGGCCGGAGCAGAGGCGGAAGAAGGCGATGCGGTCGCGATGGTTCGGGTCCATGTTGGCCTGGACCTTGAACACGAAGCCGGTGACCTTGCCCTCGTCCGGCTTCACCTCGCGGCTGTCGGAACTCTGCGGCCGCGGCGGCGGGGCGTATTCCGCCAGGCCCAGCAGCAGCTCCCGAACGCCGAAATTATTGATGGCGGAGCCGAAGAACACCGGCGTCTGGTGGCCGGAGCGGTAGGTCTCCAGATCGAAGGGCGGGCAGACGCCGCGCACCATCTCCACATCCTCGCGCAGCTTGGCGGCAAGGTCGGCGGGGATCAGCTCGTCGATCCTCGGATCGTCGATGCCGTGGCACTCGATGCCCTCGGACGCGACGTCGCCGGCGCGGCGGTCCATCAGGATCAGCCGGTCGCGGATGATGTCGTAGCAGCCCTTGAAGTCGGAGCCGGAGCCGATCGGCCAGGAGGCCGGCGTGACCTCGAGCTGGAGGTCGCGCTCGATCTCGTCCATCAGCTCGAACGGGTCGCGGGCCTCGCGGTCCATCTTGTTGACGAAGGTGGCGATGGGCACGTCGCGCATGCGGCAGACCTCGAACAGCTTGCGGGTCTGGCTCTCGATGCCCTTTGCGGCGTCGATCACCATCACCGCGCTGTCCACGGCCGTCAGCGTCCGGTAGGTGTCCTCGGAGAAGTCCTCGTGGCCCGGCGTGTCCACCAGGTTGAAGGTGCGCTCCGCATAATCGAAATTCATCACCGAGGCGGTGACGGAGATTCCGCGCTCCCGCTCCACCTTCATCCAGTCCGACTTGGCGCGCCGCTGCTCGCCACGCGCCTTCACGGCGCCCGCCATCTGGATGGCGCCGCCGAACAGCAGCAGCTTCTCGGTCAGGGTGGTCTTGCCGGCGTCCGGGTGCGCGATGATCGCGAAGGTCCGGCGCTTCTCGACCTCTTGAAGGAGATTCTCGGGCATGGCTGTCACTACGCACTTGGTGTTCGGTCCGGATGGCCGCCCCCGTGTGGAGGGGCCACAGGGTGGAGGCTGCCGCCTTCACCACCGTCATCCGGTCGAAAGCCGGGACGACGGGAAACAAGTGAGGCTGCAAGCCCTGGAGCCTACAGCCTCACTTCACATCAGGTTACATGCCCGAGCGCGGGGCGCGGCGCAAGGGGGCCGCACCCTGGGGACCGTTGGCCCGGGGAGCGCGGGCCGGACGGCCCTCGCCCCGGAACTCGCGGTGCTCCCGCGGCTCGCGGTCCGGACGGGCTTCCCCGGCCGGACGCCCCTCGCCGGGACGCTCGTCCCGGAAGCGGGGCTTGCCCCAGCCGCCGTCGCGACCGCCCTCACGCGGGGCGCCATGACCGCCGCCATGGCCCTTGTAGCCGCCGGTCTTGTGACCGAAGGGCTTGCCGAAGCCGCCCGGCTTGCCAGCGAACCCACCCGGCCGGCGCGCCGGCTCCGGCGACGGCTCCAGACCCGGAAGGGTGCTGAAGACGGCGCGCTCGTTGGTGTAGCGCTCGATGGCCTTCACCAGCCCCATCTCCTGACGGGTGAAGAGGCTGTAGCTGATGCCGCTGTTGCCGGCGCGGCCCGTCCGGCCGATGCGGTGGACATAGTCCTCCGCATTGCGGGGCAGGTCGAAGTTGATGACGTGGGTCAGGTCGGCCACGTCGATGCCGCGGGCGGCAACGTCGGTGGCGACCACCAGGCGGACACGGCCCTGGCGCAGGGCGGTGACGACCCGGTTGCGGTCGCGCTGCTGCATGTCGCCATGCAGGGCGGCGGACGCATGGCCCTTGTCGAACAGCTCACCGGCAAGCCGGTCGGCGTCGCGCTTGGTGGCAGCGAAGACGATGCCCTTCTCGAAGCTCTCATCCGCCAGCAGGGCGTCCAGGAGCTTGTGCTTGTGGTCGAGACCGTCGGCCTTGAGCCAGCGCTGGTCGATGTTGACGGAGGTCACGACCTGACCGGCAACGTCGATGCGCACGGGATCGTTCAGCAGGCGCTTGGCCAGCCGCTCGGCATTGCCGTCCAGCGTCGCCGTGAACAGCAGGGTCTGCCGGGTCGGCGGGCACTTGGAGGAGATTTCCTCCACCGCGTCACGGAAGCCCATGTCCAGCATGCGGTCGGCCTCGTCCAGGACCAGCAGCTCGATGCCGGAAAGGTCGATCCGGTCGCGGCCCATATGGTCCAGCAGGCGGCCCGGCGTGGCGACGATCAGGTCGACACGGCGGCGCAGCATCTCGAGCTGCAAGCGGTAGGGCATGCCGCCCAGGATGGTGCCGGTATGGACGCGGGAGAACTTGGACAGCGCCTTCACATTGTCCATGACCTGGGTGGCCAGCTCACGGGTCGGGGTGAGGACGAGGACGCGGGGACCCCAGCTACCCTCGGCGCGCTGGTTCTGGGCGATGCGCTGCAGGGCAGGCAGGACGAAGGCGGCGGTCTTGCCGGTGCCGGTGTTGGCGGACGCCATGACGTCGCGGCCTGCCAGGGCATGCGGCAGGGCTTCGGCCTGGATCGGCGTCGGCTGGGTGAAGCCCAGCGCGTCGATGGCCTTCAGAAGATTTTCGGTGAGGCCGAGATCGTGGAACGTAACAGACATCTACTCTCACTCTCCAAACGGGCGGCGCCCGCCGAAGCCACGGCGGAAACGCAAAGCGCCCCTGTGCGGCGCCCCGGACGTAGACACGTCGCAGGTCCGCGATTGCAAAAGAGCGGCTCGGCTTGTTCGGAAGGTGAGGAGCAGCGCGCGGCAGCGGAACAATGCCGCCGGCGATACATGCACGACCCGAAAATTCGTCGGGGCGTACACGATGGTGCCGGACAGTCTAGTCGCCGGCACCGGGGGCCCCACAGCCACTCGGTTCAGTGCGACCACATATGGCACAGTTGTTGCCCTGTTCCAGTAGAAAATCGCAGCACACCCGCCCCGCGTTCTGAGCAGGGCAGAACCGGGCAGTCATATCCGGCAGCACGTCGGTCCCTTGTGACAGCCGACGCGCCCCGAATCAAAAGCCATCCCTCACGAGTTGCAGCCCCTGCTCCGCACCGAGCCGGATATCCCGCCCGGCGCTTGGCGGATCAGCCGCTCTGGTAATGTGGCGCAGTTCACCTACGCCATCGAGAATGAGACGCCGGATACGGGCAGCCGCCTGCACAGTCGCTGACGGTCGGCCTTTCGCCTTCCCCTCACGGCGCGATGGCTCCACAATCCCGCTCGCACGACAGGGCCTGCCGGTACGCACCGGAAGGCCCTGAAAAGAACGGGACAGGGAGATCGCATGTCCATCCGCCTTTCCGCCGGCCGGGCCGCCCTCGCCGCCGGCCTGTTTGCCATTTCGAATCTGCCTGCCGCGACGGTCCAGGCGCAGGAGCCTTCCGCCACGCTGATCCACGCCGGCACCCTGCTGGCGGTTCCGGGTGAGCAGCCGAGGTCCCGACAAACCATCATAGTCCGCGACGGTCGCATCGCCGAAGTCCGTGACGGCTATGCCGACCCGGCCGCGGTCGGAGCCGATGGCGCACGCGTGATCGATCTCAAGGACCGTTTCGTCCTGCCGGGCCTGATCGACAGCCACGTCCACATCACCGGCGAACTGGGTCCCCGCTCCCGGCTCGAGGATGTGGAGGACGATCCGGAGGATACGGTGCTGATGGGCACCGTCTTCGCCGACCGCACGCTGCAAGCCGGCTTCACCACCGTGCGTGATCTCGGCTCCCCCGCCCGGACCGGCTTCGCCCTGCGCGACGCCATCGAGGCGGGCCGAGTTGCCGGCCCCACCATCCTAGCCGCCGGGCGGATGCTCTCGGTCACCGCAGGGCATGGCGACGTGAACGGCATGAACGCCGACATCACCGAGTTCCTGCACAGCCTGCACGGGGAGAATGTCTGCGACGGTGTCGACGCCTGCCGACAGGCGGTGCGCACCCAGGTCCGCAATGGCGCGGATGTCATCAAGCTCGCTACAACCGGCGGCGTCCTGTCCAACATCGCCGCCGGCACCGGGCAGCAGATGTTCGATGACGAGGTCCAGGCCATCGTGGATACCGGCCACATGCTGGGCAAGAAGGTCTCCGCCCATGCGCACGGCACGCCCGGCATCAACGCCGCCCTGCGCGCCGGCATCGACAGCGTGGAGCATGGCAGCTACCTGGACAAGGAGTCCGTGAAGCTGTTCCGGGAGCATGACGCCTGGCTGGTGCCGACATTGCTGGCCGGCGACACCGTGGCCCGCATGGCCGCGGGCAGCAGCACCCTCACCCCCGCCCAGCGGGAAAAGGCGGCCACCGTCGGCCCGATCATGCAGAAGAACTTCGGCAGCGCCGTCCAGGCCGGCGTGAAGGTCGCCTTTGGAACCGATAGCGGCGTCAGCCCGCACGGTCAGAACGCGAAGGAGTTCAAGCTGATGGTGGATGCCGGCATGAGCCCGGCCGACGCGATCCGGAGCGCCACGACGGGTGCTGCCGCCCTGCTGGATCGTGCGGACCGCATCGGTACCATCGAGCCCGGCAAGGACGCCGACATCATCGCCGTAGCCGGGGACCCGCTGGCAGACGTGACCAGGCTGGAAACCGTGGATTTCGTGATGCGCCGCGGCACGATCCACAAGCAAGGCGGCCTGCGCCAGCCCTTCACCCCGGCCAACTGAGCAGGTGAAAAGGAAACGGCCCGGATGCCAAAGCGTCCGGGCCGTTTTCATTGGGCCGTGCGGACTTCTACTCCGCCGCCTCCGCGGCGACCGGCTGGACAGCCCGCACGTCCCAGATCTCGTCAGCATATTCCATGATGGTCCGATCCGACGAGAACCAGCCCATATTGGCCGTGTTCAGAATGGCGCGGCGGGTCCATTCCTCCTGATCGCGGTAAAGCTCCACTGCCTCCGCATGGGTGTTGCAGTAATCCTCGAAGTCGGCGGTCACCAGGAAATGGTCCGTGGCGTAGAGGCCTTCCACGATGGGGCGGAAGCGCTGCGGATCGTCGGGTGAGAAGGTGCCGGACGATATCATGTCCAGCGCCCGCTTCAGCCGCGGGTTGGCGGCGATAACCTGGCGGGGGGAGAAGTCGCCGGTGCGGCGCAACTCGCCGACCTCGTCGGCCGTCATGCCGAAGATGAAGATGTTCTCCGGCCCGACATGCTCCCGGATTTCCACATTGGCTCCGTCCAGCGTGCCGATAGTGAGCGCGCCGTTCAAGGCCAGCTTCATGTTGCCCGTGCCCGACGCCTCCAGCCCGGCGGTGGAGATCTGCTCCGACAGGTCGGCCGCGGGCATGATGACTTCCGCTTGGCTGACATTGTAGTTGGGCAGGAACACAAGCTTCAGCCGGCCATGCACGACGGGATCGTTGTTGATCACCGCGGCGATGTCGTTCGCCAGCTTGATGATCAGCTTGGCCACGTGATAGGCGGGCGCCGCCTTGCCGGCGAAGATTTTGGTGACCGGCACCCAGTCCCTGGTGGGGTTGTCCCGGATGTCGTTGTAGAGCGCCACCGTCTGGATCAGATTCAGGAGCTGGCGCTTGTATTCGTGGATGCGCTTGACCTGCACGTCGAACAGGCTGTCCACATTCACGTCCACCTGCACATGGCGGGCGATGTATGCGGCCAGCCGCTTCTTGTTCTGCCGCTTGGCGCGGCGGAACTCCTCCCGGAACACCTCGTCGTCCACGCGGGAGGCCAGGGCCCTGAGCTGCTCCAGATCCGCCACCCAGCCATTGCCGATCCGGCTTGAGATCAGCCGGGCCAGGGCCGGATTGGCCTGATGCAGCCAGCGGCGCGGGGTGATGCCGTTGGTCTTGTTGGTGATGCGGTCCGGGAAGACCTGATGGAAGTCGGCGAACACCGTCTGCTTCATCAGGTCCGTGTGCAGGGCGGAGACGCCATTGACCTTGTGGCTGCCCAGGAAGGCCAGATTGCCCATCCGAACCCGGCGGTCGCCATGCTCGTCGATCAGGGACAGACGCTGAATCTTCGCCACGTCCGCCCCGCGCTTCACGCCGTTCAGGAACTGGGCGTTGATTTCATAAATGATCTGCATGTGGCGGGGCAGCACCCGCTCCACCAGCCGCACCGGCCATGCCTCCAGCGCCTCAGGCAGCAGGGTATGGTTGGTATAGCTGAAGGTGCGCCGGGTGATGTCCCAGGCGTGATCCCACTCCAGCCCGTGCTGGTCCACCAGCAGCCGCATCAGCTCCGCGATGCCGATGGCGGGGTGCGTGTCGTTGAGCTGGATCGCCGCCTTCTCCGGCAGCTGGTCGAAGGTCCTGTGGTGCTGAAGGTAGCGGCGCAGGATGTCCTGGATGCTGGCGCTGGTGAAGAAATATTCCTGCTTGAAGCGCAGCTCCTTCCCCACCTCGGTCGCATCGTTAGGGTAGAGCACGCGCGACAGGTTCTCGGACAGCACCTTCTGCTCGACGGCCTTCAGATAGTCGCCCTCGTTGAAGTGCCCGAAGTGGAAGTCGGAGGCGGCGCGCGCCGACCAGAGGCGCAGCGTGTTGATCGTCTCCCCGCCATAACCCACCACCGGCGTGTCAAATGCCATGGCGAAGACCTTGTCCGAATCCACCCAGCGGTAGCTGGTCCGGCCGGCATTGTCGCGCACCGCCTCCACCCGGCCGTAGAACTGCACCGGATACAGCACCTCCGCCCGCGGGAACTCCCACGGATTGCCGAAGCGCAGCCAGTTGTCGGGATACTCCACCTGCCATCCGTGCTCGAACCGCTGCTCGAACAGCCCATACTCGTAGCGGATGCCGTAACCGATGCCAGGCAGGTTCCGGGTCGCCATGCTGTCCAGGAAGCAGGCGGCCAGCCGTCCCAGCCCGCCATTGCCCAGCGCCGGGTCCGGTTCCGTGTCGATCACGTCCTCCAGCCGGGCGCCGACGGAATCGAACGCCTCGCGGCAGGCCTCGACCAGCCCGAGATTGGCGAGGTTGTTGGAGAGGAGCCGGCCGACCAGGAACTCCATGCTGAGGTAATAGACCCGCTTGGCGTCCTGCGCGTAGACGGTGCGCGTGGTGTCCATCCAGCGGTCGACGACCCGGTCACGCACGGCGAGCGCTGCCGTGGTGAACCAGTCCCGGCGGGTGGCGGAGACCTTGTCCTTGCCGACCGAATAGACCAGCCACTCCAGGAACGAGCGCTTCAGCGCATCGACATCCAGCGCCTTGCGGCCGATCTCACGCGACTTGTAACGAGCGTCCATGGGCAGGAATCGTCTTTCTAGGTCTGCATCCGGACCAGGGCGTCATCCCTGATCCACACTCTGAACAGATAGCAGCGGGCAGAGTTAAGGATCGTTTGACGGCGGGCAAGCCCCATTCCGCCAACGGCAATTGCGCCCTGTTCAACGGGATTTGGCAACTGCCAATCACGAATAAGGGGCAGACACCCCCAACATGCTCAAACCGCGCAATCGTAAATCAGCAAGAGCGGATGGAAATACCGCTTCTAAAGATATTTCCAGGTTCTGCCGCAATGCAAATCAGGCCATTTCATGTCGAAAGTGGCGAACATCCGGCACTTCAACCCATTAGATCGGCAACACAACTCTCGTTTTCCCAAAGACTTGAAGTCGATTCCTGAGAAGACCTCGGAACATACCCCAGGGCGTCGCGTTTCCCAACCACACCGGCGATGATGCCGAAGCAATAGCAC comes from the Indioceanicola profundi genome and includes:
- a CDS encoding transglutaminase family protein — its product is MSSPDLHELTALGPSAAAPARVRYRCRHVTRYSYADMVTSSQLLAHLAPRPHPRQTGGIANLTIWPVPALAIARLDWFGNPTTYASIQVPHENLTVTSELIVEVRVGLVFDPADTPPWEQVQALAIEDGPAAEFLAQSPRVPVPNPDLAAYAAEDFLPGRPVAEAAIALMRRIHREFTFRAGSTTVSTPVAEVLAQRCGVCQDFAHLMIGCLRVMGVPARYVSGYLRTLPPPGQMKLQGADASHAWLQAWCGPRLGWLDLDPTNATLVELDHLTVAWGRDYDDVCPLRGVILGGGSHTVDVAVDVEEIA
- a CDS encoding gamma-glutamylcyclotransferase family protein, with the protein product MLLFAYGTLLDPDVRRIVLNRPSPTAEATPAILHGHRRVRVEDEVYPTVLPDPGGTVDGLLVPLRSGCERDRVQFFEGFELLLREHVVACAVRGPVTALVCTATPDIRHTGEPWSLEEWRRLHKPDYLDASTAYMDGFGTLGIDEVHRVWIESGRGA
- a CDS encoding methyl-accepting chemotaxis protein — its product is MVAMVREVVRLRSRVNRIFALALWLHVPVLLAIGWASGTGGWMHEAAALLLAATATFSLRLDRNGETTSYLIAVGFVGMASLIVGKSAGPWQIDVHMYYYAIFAMLAAYCDWRVVLVAATATALHHLGLNFLLPYAVFPDGADFGRVVLHAVVVILECGVLGWLTWTLERALARSEEAISKAEAAAGEISALAEQARRTAEQASADRRDARARISQNFQEEIGTLIGRVDTASHSVGASSRSMGGLLEEAGRQTERVSGAASQTAEGVESVSAAAEELAATIREVAAQVNESARLTAAASAQAKLTNGTVDGLNEAARRIGEVVDMIGSIAGQTNLLALNATIEAARAGEAGKGFAVVASEVKGLANQTSRATEDIIAQVAGIQQVAREAAMAIGQITGTMDRLNEIAAGVAAAVDQQQAATREIARNVTEASSGAKHLSTTITEVAHAALQSRGEAGVLIDTAAALDREVVSLRRAVAMFMEKLDVA
- a CDS encoding peptide chain release factor 3, encoding MPENLLQEVEKRRTFAIIAHPDAGKTTLTEKLLLFGGAIQMAGAVKARGEQRRAKSDWMKVERERGISVTASVMNFDYAERTFNLVDTPGHEDFSEDTYRTLTAVDSAVMVIDAAKGIESQTRKLFEVCRMRDVPIATFVNKMDREARDPFELMDEIERDLQLEVTPASWPIGSGSDFKGCYDIIRDRLILMDRRAGDVASEGIECHGIDDPRIDELIPADLAAKLREDVEMVRGVCPPFDLETYRSGHQTPVFFGSAINNFGVRELLLGLAEYAPPPRPQSSDSREVKPDEGKVTGFVFKVQANMDPNHRDRIAFFRLCSGQFKRGIKLKHMRSGKTLAVNNAVLFLARDRELAEDAFPGDIIGIPNHGTLRIGDTLTEGEELRYTGVPSFAPELLQRVRLDDPLKVKHLRKALEHFAEEGASQVFKPMIGADWVVGVVGQLQFEVLAARLEAEYGLKGRFETAGYDSARWVECDDPVKLKAFVDAKRGDLAEDHDGALVFLARNSWTLNRLTEDYPHIRLLKTREQSKSVTTQAA
- a CDS encoding DEAD/DEAH box helicase, which gives rise to MSVTFHDLGLTENLLKAIDALGFTQPTPIQAEALPHALAGRDVMASANTGTGKTAAFVLPALQRIAQNQRAEGSWGPRVLVLTPTRELATQVMDNVKALSKFSRVHTGTILGGMPYRLQLEMLRRRVDLIVATPGRLLDHMGRDRIDLSGIELLVLDEADRMLDMGFRDAVEEISSKCPPTRQTLLFTATLDGNAERLAKRLLNDPVRIDVAGQVVTSVNIDQRWLKADGLDHKHKLLDALLADESFEKGIVFAATKRDADRLAGELFDKGHASAALHGDMQQRDRNRVVTALRQGRVRLVVATDVAARGIDVADLTHVINFDLPRNAEDYVHRIGRTGRAGNSGISYSLFTRQEMGLVKAIERYTNERAVFSTLPGLEPSPEPARRPGGFAGKPGGFGKPFGHKTGGYKGHGGGHGAPREGGRDGGWGKPRFRDERPGEGRPAGEARPDREPREHREFRGEGRPARAPRANGPQGAAPLRRAPRSGM
- a CDS encoding metal-dependent hydrolase family protein, which codes for MSIRLSAGRAALAAGLFAISNLPAATVQAQEPSATLIHAGTLLAVPGEQPRSRQTIIVRDGRIAEVRDGYADPAAVGADGARVIDLKDRFVLPGLIDSHVHITGELGPRSRLEDVEDDPEDTVLMGTVFADRTLQAGFTTVRDLGSPARTGFALRDAIEAGRVAGPTILAAGRMLSVTAGHGDVNGMNADITEFLHSLHGENVCDGVDACRQAVRTQVRNGADVIKLATTGGVLSNIAAGTGQQMFDDEVQAIVDTGHMLGKKVSAHAHGTPGINAALRAGIDSVEHGSYLDKESVKLFREHDAWLVPTLLAGDTVARMAAGSSTLTPAQREKAATVGPIMQKNFGSAVQAGVKVAFGTDSGVSPHGQNAKEFKLMVDAGMSPADAIRSATTGAAALLDRADRIGTIEPGKDADIIAVAGDPLADVTRLETVDFVMRRGTIHKQGGLRQPFTPAN